A stretch of Lewinella sp. 4G2 DNA encodes these proteins:
- a CDS encoding choice-of-anchor B family protein: protein MKRFIPVLTCLSLLLALLPGTRASAQESDNMFSLGSWDDPTLAGQPNQNRYSDVWGYARDGREYALIASRFFIHVLDVTDPANITEISRLNVVLNSQSTWRDIKVHGDYAYCVTEGNEGLQIIDLSGLPNSVSVPYQSTEFFTRCHNIFIDSTSSPVRLYAVGTQVQRQGYIVLDISNPIAPVEMASVNLTGGYVHDAYAINDTLYANSEGRGMYVYDVSTPTNPRELGILSNYAEQGYNHSVWRTDDAQHVVMCDETSNTGVKVVSVADPTDMEVTSLFRSASLAPNSVRSLAHNPYVLGDSLVVLSYYGEGVQVWDITDRNNASRRGFFDTTPNANTYSRGVWGCYPYLPSGNILASDQYTGLHVVRIDRSLPVTYSAFEVSADTKAAYLNWEVSEQRDNAGFTVEHALADGQFADVAWVPAAGDTYSFDHDYPGPGLHYYRLRQRDLDGTEHYSEVRSVTFGSSSDAANITAFPNPAPINHPIVLRGADAGAKWGLWAADGRLVARGRGNRIEANVAPGIYHVRVDGAQVTTVVISR, encoded by the coding sequence GTGAAACGATTTATCCCGGTCCTTACCTGCCTGTCCCTTTTGCTTGCCCTCCTCCCCGGCACCCGCGCCAGCGCCCAGGAAAGTGATAATATGTTCTCCCTGGGAAGCTGGGACGACCCGACGTTGGCCGGGCAGCCAAACCAAAACCGTTACAGCGACGTGTGGGGCTACGCGCGGGACGGCCGGGAATACGCCCTGATTGCCTCCCGTTTCTTCATTCACGTCCTTGACGTCACGGACCCGGCGAACATCACCGAGATCAGCCGGCTCAATGTCGTCCTGAATTCTCAGAGCACGTGGCGGGACATCAAGGTGCACGGCGATTACGCCTACTGCGTAACGGAGGGAAATGAGGGCTTGCAGATCATCGATTTGTCGGGCCTGCCCAACTCCGTCTCGGTGCCCTACCAGAGTACGGAATTCTTCACCCGTTGCCACAACATCTTCATCGATTCTACGAGCTCGCCCGTGCGCCTCTACGCAGTGGGCACGCAGGTACAGCGCCAGGGGTACATCGTGCTCGACATCTCCAACCCTATCGCCCCCGTGGAGATGGCCTCGGTCAACCTGACGGGCGGCTACGTCCACGACGCTTACGCCATCAATGACACCTTGTACGCCAATTCCGAGGGCCGGGGCATGTACGTTTACGACGTTTCCACGCCCACGAATCCTCGCGAACTCGGCATCCTTTCCAATTACGCAGAGCAGGGCTACAACCACAGCGTTTGGCGTACGGACGACGCACAGCACGTCGTGATGTGCGACGAGACGAGCAACACTGGCGTCAAGGTCGTCAGCGTCGCGGACCCTACCGATATGGAAGTGACGAGCCTGTTTCGCTCGGCCAGTCTGGCACCGAATAGCGTGCGGAGCCTCGCTCACAACCCCTACGTACTTGGCGATAGCCTGGTCGTTCTCAGCTACTACGGCGAGGGCGTGCAGGTCTGGGACATCACCGACCGCAACAACGCCAGCCGCAGAGGTTTTTTCGATACCACGCCCAACGCAAATACCTACAGCCGCGGCGTTTGGGGCTGTTACCCTTACCTCCCCTCCGGAAATATCCTGGCCAGCGACCAGTACACCGGGCTGCACGTTGTCCGTATCGACCGGTCACTGCCGGTCACTTACAGCGCTTTCGAAGTGTCGGCTGACACCAAAGCGGCTTATCTGAATTGGGAAGTCAGCGAGCAACGCGATAACGCCGGCTTCACGGTGGAACACGCGCTGGCGGACGGGCAGTTTGCCGACGTGGCCTGGGTGCCCGCCGCCGGAGATACCTATTCCTTCGACCACGATTACCCCGGCCCCGGCCTCCACTATTACCGGCTGCGCCAGCGGGATCTGGATGGCACCGAGCACTACAGCGAGGTGCGTTCGGTCACCTTCGGTAGCTCGTCGGATGCAGCTAACATCACCGCCTTCCCGAATCCAGCACCCATCAACCACCCCATCGTTTTAAGGGGCGCTGACGCAGGTGCCAAGTGGGGATTATGGGCAGCGGACGGCCGATTGGTCGCCCGTGGGCGGGGGAACCGGATCGAAGCCAACGTGGCCCCCGGAATATATCACGTGAGGGTAGACGGCGCCCAGGTCACCACGGTCGTCATTTCTCGATGA
- a CDS encoding phosphoadenylyl-sulfate reductase — protein sequence MSATTKTLLKVDIEALNAEFAELGFEDRFTRLYEYFPVEEVLFTSSFGTKSVVMLTFVSKANAAQKVHMLNTGYHFPETLAYKETLSEVTGLEVVEIHPDEHRHRQTLDAEMWEKQPSRCCHYNKVLPLKGIKAQHTVWMSGVHSYQTMNRAAMRIFEEVDGLIHFHPLIDITEGEFLFYLEKDQLPRHPLEAKGYGSIGCHHCTRPGQGRAGRWAGKDKDECGLHT from the coding sequence ATGTCCGCAACTACCAAAACGCTACTTAAGGTTGATATCGAAGCCCTGAACGCAGAATTTGCGGAGCTGGGTTTTGAGGACCGCTTCACGCGCCTGTACGAATACTTCCCCGTGGAAGAAGTGCTCTTCACGAGTAGCTTCGGGACGAAGTCCGTCGTCATGCTCACCTTCGTCAGCAAGGCCAATGCCGCGCAGAAAGTGCATATGCTGAATACCGGCTACCACTTCCCCGAAACGCTGGCGTACAAGGAAACGCTGAGCGAGGTCACCGGGCTGGAAGTCGTCGAGATCCACCCCGATGAGCACCGCCACCGGCAAACCCTGGACGCGGAGATGTGGGAAAAACAACCCAGCCGCTGCTGCCATTACAATAAGGTACTGCCGCTGAAGGGCATCAAGGCACAGCATACCGTGTGGATGTCCGGCGTCCACTCCTACCAAACGATGAACCGCGCCGCCATGCGCATCTTCGAAGAGGTAGACGGATTGATCCATTTCCACCCATTGATCGACATCACCGAAGGAGAGTTTCTCTTCTATCTGGAAAAAGACCAACTACCGCGCCACCCCCTCGAAGCAAAGGGCTATGGCTCGATCGGCTGCCACCACTGTACCCGACCGGGCCAGGGCCGCGCCGGACGCTGGGCGGGGAAGGACAAGGATGAGTGTGGCTTGCATACATAG
- a CDS encoding bifunctional precorrin-2 dehydrogenase/sirohydrochlorin ferrochelatase, with amino-acid sequence MTNPLYPAFFRLDRLQLLVVGAGEVGEEKLSFILKSSPNARVVIVAPWMGEELKALLDDHHQRALSQVQSEDEAGFGGHTLEAARFTGEVPNGEWKTPAGGTVIYYARKFQESDVEIADLVVAATNFKDINLSVWKAAKAARRLTNIADTPSLCDFYLGSIVTRGPLKVAISTNGQSPTFAKRFRQFLEAELPEFETTTLLDNLKLFRDRLTGDFQTKVRELNSVTSSLLASASGERPVHRCPPGGCLVAAAAQEASSEPITFAPASAPNSLQPESGGAQFAPTEDPATPSN; translated from the coding sequence TTGACCAACCCCCTCTACCCCGCCTTCTTCCGCCTGGACCGCCTCCAACTACTAGTTGTCGGCGCCGGAGAGGTAGGTGAGGAAAAGTTAAGTTTCATCCTCAAATCCAGCCCCAACGCCCGCGTCGTCATCGTCGCCCCGTGGATGGGTGAAGAGCTCAAGGCCCTACTCGACGACCACCATCAGCGGGCGCTGTCGCAGGTGCAAAGTGAGGATGAAGCAGGCTTCGGTGGGCACACGTTGGAAGCCGCCCGGTTTACGGGCGAAGTCCCCAACGGAGAATGGAAAACGCCAGCCGGAGGTACGGTCATCTACTACGCCCGTAAATTCCAGGAAAGTGACGTAGAGATCGCCGACCTGGTAGTAGCCGCCACCAATTTTAAGGATATCAACCTCTCCGTCTGGAAGGCCGCCAAGGCCGCCCGTAGACTGACCAATATCGCCGATACCCCCAGTCTCTGTGATTTCTACCTCGGCAGTATCGTAACCCGCGGCCCCCTCAAGGTGGCGATCAGCACGAACGGCCAGAGCCCCACTTTTGCAAAACGATTCCGCCAGTTTCTGGAGGCGGAATTACCCGAATTTGAAACGACTACCCTCTTAGATAACCTGAAACTTTTCCGGGACCGGCTGACGGGCGACTTCCAAACCAAAGTGCGCGAACTCAACAGCGTCACGAGTAGTTTGCTGGCGTCCGCCTCCGGCGAAAGGCCCGTCCACCGCTGCCCGCCCGGCGGATGTTTGGTGGCCGCCGCCGCGCAGGAAGCCAGTTCCGAACCCATTACCTTTGCACCCGCGTCAGCGCCCAACTCGTTACAGCCAGAATCGGGAGGAGCGCAATTTGCACCTACCGAAGACCCAGCCACCCCATCCAACTGA
- a CDS encoding Uma2 family endonuclease — MTKVMGLNSAPEEFRWSLERYHDAIEKGVLTELDKVELLFGKIIPKMPVGEPHADVLSDITDFFYEQFGTRFKYRVQNPVTLPNDSEPEPDFAVVERRKYNRSTGHPNAENIHLLIEIADSTLEYDRTSKMEAYALAGIKEYWIVNIRERQLEFHAEPIIAKGIYGSRSVHEAGSRFTSPLAGELLVDSMLPEV; from the coding sequence ATGACCAAAGTAATGGGCCTAAATTCAGCGCCCGAAGAATTTCGGTGGAGTCTCGAACGGTACCACGATGCCATTGAGAAAGGCGTCCTGACCGAACTGGACAAGGTAGAACTACTCTTTGGTAAAATTATACCCAAGATGCCCGTAGGTGAACCTCACGCCGATGTACTTTCCGACATCACTGACTTTTTCTACGAACAGTTTGGGACTAGGTTTAAGTACCGCGTCCAAAATCCGGTAACCTTACCCAACGATTCTGAGCCGGAGCCGGACTTTGCGGTTGTTGAACGCCGCAAGTACAATAGAAGTACCGGCCACCCGAACGCTGAAAACATTCACCTGCTCATTGAGATAGCTGACTCTACCTTGGAGTACGATCGGACTAGCAAGATGGAAGCCTACGCGCTGGCGGGAATCAAAGAATACTGGATTGTCAACATTCGTGAGCGCCAGTTAGAATTTCACGCCGAACCCATCATCGCAAAAGGGATTTATGGATCGCGGTCAGTTCACGAAGCGGGGAGTCGATTTACTAGCCCGCTTGCGGGAGAACTTCTTGTTGATAGTATGTTGCCAGAGGTTTAG
- a CDS encoding TlpA disulfide reductase family protein — protein MILVLWFGGRAWYFAPNASAGEPAATFTVTLANGNPFSLEGLRGKTVLLDFWGSWCGPCRAEVPQLQQLYRERGDELAIVSIAIERDSSRWLNALARDGRSWPYQIMDETSSLKFLNGELADLYGINSVPSNVVVNGAGEVVAVNIDLNDLSTYLP, from the coding sequence GTGATCCTCGTGCTCTGGTTCGGGGGCCGGGCCTGGTACTTCGCGCCCAACGCAAGTGCCGGTGAACCAGCGGCGACGTTTACGGTGACCCTCGCCAACGGCAACCCGTTTAGCTTGGAGGGCTTACGGGGCAAAACCGTCCTGCTGGATTTCTGGGGAAGCTGGTGTGGCCCCTGCCGGGCGGAAGTCCCCCAGCTACAGCAACTTTACCGGGAGCGGGGTGACGAACTGGCCATCGTCAGTATCGCCATTGAACGGGATAGCAGCCGCTGGCTAAACGCCCTGGCCCGCGATGGGAGAAGTTGGCCCTACCAGATCATGGATGAAACGAGTTCGTTGAAATTCCTCAATGGTGAGCTGGCGGATTTGTACGGTATCAACTCCGTCCCCAGCAACGTCGTCGTCAACGGTGCGGGGGAAGTTGTCGCCGTCAATATTGACCTTAATGACCTGAGCACCTACCTCCCCTAA
- a CDS encoding NAD(P)/FAD-dependent oxidoreductase: MIQTDILIIGAGPVGLFTVFEAGLLKLRCHLIDSLGQPGGQLTEIYPKKPIYDIPGYPSVLAGELVDNLMEQIKPFNPGFTLGESAAKIEEVGEKMYQVTTNKGTVHQAPVIMIAGGLGVFTPRKPPIPNIEKFEDNGVAYVIRDPEVYRGKDVLLAGGGDSALDWTIFLADVANSVTLVHRRDSFRGALDSVEKVMELAQEGKINLVTNAQAVGIIGDKKVEGITVKHKSGEMEDIAVDSFIPLFGLAPKLGPIAEWGLNIHKNAIIVDTKDYSTGIPGIYAIGDINHYEGKLKLILCGFHEGTIAVQSAFSYIYPDKKLSFKYTTVNGVQGLPKEEAETVPA, from the coding sequence ATGATCCAAACAGACATCCTCATCATCGGCGCCGGCCCCGTCGGTCTCTTTACCGTTTTTGAAGCGGGTTTATTGAAGCTTCGTTGCCATTTAATTGATTCCCTCGGTCAGCCGGGCGGGCAGTTAACGGAGATCTACCCGAAAAAGCCGATTTACGATATTCCTGGATACCCTAGTGTATTAGCCGGTGAGCTCGTCGATAATTTAATGGAGCAGATCAAGCCCTTCAACCCCGGTTTTACCCTCGGAGAAAGCGCCGCTAAAATTGAAGAGGTCGGTGAGAAAATGTACCAGGTTACGACCAATAAAGGCACTGTGCATCAGGCACCCGTCATCATGATCGCCGGAGGCCTCGGGGTCTTTACACCCCGGAAACCACCCATCCCCAACATTGAGAAATTTGAGGATAACGGCGTTGCTTACGTCATCCGTGACCCTGAAGTATACCGCGGTAAGGATGTCCTCCTGGCCGGTGGCGGTGACTCCGCCCTGGACTGGACCATCTTCCTGGCCGACGTCGCCAACAGCGTGACCCTCGTACACCGGCGGGATTCTTTCCGGGGCGCCCTCGATAGCGTCGAAAAGGTGATGGAACTCGCCCAGGAAGGCAAGATCAACCTGGTCACGAACGCCCAGGCCGTCGGCATCATCGGCGACAAGAAGGTGGAGGGCATCACCGTGAAGCACAAGTCCGGCGAAATGGAAGACATCGCCGTGGATAGCTTCATCCCCCTCTTCGGCCTTGCCCCCAAACTCGGCCCGATCGCGGAGTGGGGACTGAACATCCACAAAAATGCCATCATCGTGGATACGAAGGATTACAGCACCGGCATCCCCGGCATCTACGCCATCGGCGACATCAACCACTACGAGGGCAAGCTGAAACTGATCCTCTGTGGTTTCCACGAAGGAACGATTGCCGTGCAGAGCGCCTTCTCCTACATCTACCCGGACAAGAAACTGAGCTTCAAGTACACTACGGTGAACGGGGTACAGGGTCTGCCGAAGGAGGAAGCGGAAACAGTGCCCGCTTAG
- a CDS encoding O-methyltransferase: protein MRDTIDLRYEYAERLSGPLPTYLEEVERQTFLKTMAPQMLSGRLQGRILSMLSQLVRPSCILELGTFTGYSALCLAEGLAPGGELHTIEGNRETAFWAAKNFAVSPFSESLKLHVGQAADLLPTLPDRFDLIFLDGDKRGYPGYFHQLIDRLNPGGLLLADNILWDGKVSKSGKPDPDVEALRAYNELVAADERLVSVVLPLRDGLSVGRRV, encoded by the coding sequence ATGCGTGACACCATCGATCTCCGTTACGAGTACGCCGAACGGCTCTCCGGCCCGCTGCCAACTTACCTCGAGGAAGTGGAGCGACAGACCTTTCTGAAAACCATGGCTCCCCAAATGCTGAGTGGTCGGTTACAGGGGCGGATCCTGAGTATGCTGTCGCAACTCGTCCGGCCGTCCTGCATTTTGGAACTGGGCACCTTTACGGGGTATTCCGCCCTCTGCCTGGCGGAAGGACTAGCGCCGGGCGGGGAACTCCACACCATCGAAGGGAACCGGGAAACGGCGTTTTGGGCGGCTAAAAACTTCGCGGTTTCTCCCTTCAGCGAAAGCCTCAAATTACACGTGGGGCAGGCGGCGGACCTCCTCCCCACCCTACCCGACCGATTTGATCTCATCTTTTTGGATGGCGACAAACGGGGCTACCCCGGCTACTTCCACCAGCTCATCGACCGGCTCAATCCGGGCGGCCTGCTACTGGCCGACAACATCCTTTGGGACGGTAAGGTGAGTAAGTCGGGCAAACCGGATCCAGACGTGGAGGCTCTCCGCGCCTACAACGAATTGGTGGCTGCGGACGAGCGCTTGGTTTCGGTGGTGCTGCCGTTACGGGATGGTTTGAGTGTGGGGCGGCGGGTTTAG
- a CDS encoding nitrite reductase: MTTTQDLDLQHIDAPARADIQELVDRIYAYQRGQEDEDRFKHYRLTRGVYGQRQLGVHMFRTKIPFGHVTPDQLIALADMSERHTNGRLHITTRQNVQMHYVKLNDSPKIWKELAEAGMTAREACGNTVRNITASPMAGVDPNEPFDVTPYVQASFEYFLRNPICQEMGRKIKPAFSSSEQDSAFTYFHDFGFIPRIQDGVKGFKVVVAGGLGAVSMIAPTAFEFLPANRIIPFMEAGLRVFDRYGEREKRMKARMKYLLKDMGLETFLELVTEEMASLENQTVEIDESWAPALGTIPSDNFEATEPLHPNLYAEWLKTNVTEQKQGGYRAVAIRIPLGNLGAEQTRLLAGLIKEFASDDVRLSVQQGMILRYVPPTALPHLFNGLYALNLGLPGYDTTADITACPGTDTCALGVTNSTGLAEILEDLVRTEFPEMVTEDDIRIKISGCMNGCGQHMAANIGFHGSSIRVGQKIAPAMQVVVGGGITDDGRGFVAQKVIKVPTRRIPQVIRDLFNDYKANATEGEYYNDYVVRQGKRYFYDVLKPLGDAKTITAEEFYDWGQDREYVQEIGVGECAGVSIDVIGAILDDASNKVIASGEALKAGLLPDAAYHAYSGMITAAKALMLAEDKKCNTHIGILRDFSEHFGDRFSEAMPFEAFVLRIKKQQPTEAFVTAYLADARIFVSKAIKERESQLDKKVIGEYYKA, encoded by the coding sequence ATGACTACCACACAAGATCTCGACTTACAACACATTGACGCCCCCGCCCGCGCGGATATCCAGGAACTCGTGGACCGCATCTACGCCTATCAACGAGGCCAGGAAGATGAGGACCGCTTTAAGCATTACCGCCTCACCCGCGGCGTCTACGGGCAGCGCCAACTGGGCGTCCATATGTTCCGGACGAAGATCCCCTTCGGCCACGTAACCCCCGACCAATTGATTGCCCTGGCGGATATGTCCGAGCGCCACACCAATGGTCGCCTTCACATTACGACCCGGCAGAACGTGCAGATGCACTACGTCAAGCTGAACGACAGCCCGAAGATCTGGAAGGAACTCGCCGAGGCCGGTATGACCGCCCGCGAAGCCTGTGGTAATACCGTCAGAAACATCACCGCCAGCCCCATGGCCGGCGTCGACCCCAACGAACCTTTCGATGTGACGCCCTACGTACAGGCCAGTTTCGAATACTTCCTGCGCAATCCCATCTGTCAGGAAATGGGCCGTAAGATCAAGCCGGCTTTCTCCAGCAGCGAGCAGGATAGTGCCTTTACCTATTTCCACGATTTCGGCTTCATCCCTCGCATTCAGGACGGGGTGAAGGGCTTTAAGGTCGTCGTAGCCGGAGGGCTGGGCGCCGTTTCCATGATCGCCCCCACCGCTTTCGAATTTCTCCCCGCCAACCGGATCATCCCCTTCATGGAGGCCGGCCTCCGGGTGTTTGACCGTTACGGGGAACGCGAAAAGCGGATGAAGGCCCGCATGAAGTACCTCCTCAAGGACATGGGCCTCGAAACCTTCCTGGAGCTCGTCACCGAAGAAATGGCCAGCCTCGAAAATCAGACGGTAGAGATCGACGAATCCTGGGCCCCGGCTCTCGGAACGATCCCGTCCGATAACTTCGAAGCAACTGAGCCACTCCACCCCAATTTGTACGCGGAGTGGCTCAAGACCAACGTCACCGAACAAAAGCAGGGAGGCTACCGGGCCGTCGCCATCCGCATCCCCCTTGGCAACCTGGGCGCGGAGCAGACGCGTTTGCTGGCCGGCCTCATTAAAGAGTTTGCAAGCGACGACGTACGGCTGAGCGTACAGCAGGGGATGATCCTCCGCTACGTGCCACCGACTGCGCTACCCCACCTCTTCAACGGTCTCTACGCCCTTAACCTTGGCCTCCCCGGCTACGACACGACGGCCGACATCACCGCCTGCCCCGGCACCGATACCTGCGCCCTCGGCGTAACTAACTCTACGGGTCTGGCGGAGATCCTCGAAGACCTCGTCCGCACCGAGTTCCCCGAAATGGTGACGGAGGACGACATCCGCATCAAGATCTCCGGCTGCATGAACGGTTGTGGCCAGCACATGGCAGCCAACATCGGCTTCCACGGTTCCAGCATCCGCGTTGGCCAGAAGATTGCCCCCGCCATGCAAGTAGTCGTGGGTGGTGGCATCACCGACGATGGCCGCGGCTTCGTCGCCCAAAAGGTCATTAAGGTGCCGACGCGCCGTATTCCCCAGGTCATCCGCGACCTCTTCAACGATTACAAGGCCAACGCTACGGAAGGGGAGTATTACAACGATTACGTCGTCCGCCAGGGTAAGCGTTACTTCTACGACGTCCTCAAACCCCTCGGTGACGCCAAAACCATCACGGCGGAAGAATTTTATGATTGGGGCCAGGACCGCGAATACGTCCAGGAGATCGGAGTAGGGGAGTGCGCCGGCGTCAGCATCGACGTCATCGGCGCCATCCTCGACGATGCCAGCAACAAGGTCATCGCTTCCGGCGAAGCCCTCAAAGCCGGCCTCCTGCCCGACGCGGCCTACCACGCCTACTCCGGAATGATCACGGCCGCCAAAGCCCTCATGCTGGCCGAAGACAAAAAATGTAATACCCACATCGGTATCCTCCGCGATTTCTCCGAACACTTCGGTGATCGTTTCTCCGAAGCTATGCCTTTCGAAGCCTTCGTATTACGCATCAAAAAACAGCAGCCCACTGAGGCTTTCGTCACGGCTTACTTGGCGGATGCGCGTATTTTCGTCTCTAAAGCCATCAAGGAACGCGAATCCCAACTTGATAAGAAGGTGATTGGTGAATATTATAAAGCCTGA
- the cobA gene encoding uroporphyrinogen-III C-methyltransferase, producing the protein MKTPFLTLVGAGPGDPDLITRKGLKAIQSADAILYDALSSDELLDEAPAGCVKLFVGKRAGCHYKKQEEINQLIVDCAFEYGHVVRLKGGDPFVFGRGQEEIAFAREHGIETVTVPGISSCISLPELQGVAPTSRGYADSFWVLTAHTRDHGLSEDLLLAPKSNATVIILMGLGRLDQICALWNAEGKGNLPAMVIQNGSRPNERCWLGTVNDIAPRVAAERDKGPGIIVLGATVSQHPSYKSAVLSRLSRQL; encoded by the coding sequence ATGAAAACTCCATTCCTAACCCTAGTAGGCGCAGGCCCCGGAGACCCCGACCTAATCACCCGCAAAGGCTTAAAGGCCATCCAGTCCGCCGATGCCATCCTCTACGATGCGCTCAGCAGCGATGAGTTGCTCGACGAAGCCCCCGCGGGTTGCGTAAAGCTCTTCGTCGGCAAGCGCGCCGGGTGCCACTACAAAAAGCAGGAGGAGATCAATCAACTCATCGTCGATTGTGCCTTCGAGTACGGCCACGTCGTCCGCCTGAAGGGTGGGGATCCGTTCGTATTTGGCCGCGGCCAGGAGGAGATCGCTTTTGCCCGCGAGCACGGCATCGAAACGGTCACCGTTCCTGGCATCTCCAGCTGCATCAGTTTGCCGGAATTACAGGGCGTCGCCCCCACCAGCCGCGGGTACGCCGATAGCTTCTGGGTACTCACCGCCCACACCCGCGACCACGGTTTGAGTGAAGATCTATTGCTCGCCCCCAAATCCAACGCTACCGTGATCATCCTCATGGGCCTCGGCCGCCTCGACCAAATCTGCGCCCTCTGGAACGCCGAAGGCAAGGGAAACCTCCCCGCCATGGTCATCCAAAACGGCAGCCGCCCCAACGAGCGTTGCTGGCTCGGCACCGTCAACGACATCGCCCCCCGCGTCGCAGCGGAGCGTGACAAAGGCCCCGGCATCATCGTCCTAGGAGCAACCGTCTCACAACATCCATCATACAAGTCAGCCGTATTGTCTCGCCTGTCCCGCCAGCTATAA
- a CDS encoding YfiT family bacillithiol transferase: protein MQYPIGQFILPELSIAAENRLAYVREIGELPASFAAAALELKARGKLDATYRPGGWTARQVIHHVLDSHVNAYVRHKRILTEEHPTLVPYDEKRWAELPDVTAVPVQSSLDALRGLHLRWSVLLATCTDAQWMRTAYHGGAGVDYRLDQLAAQYAWHGKHHLGHLRVILGEAI, encoded by the coding sequence ATGCAGTACCCCATTGGCCAATTTATCCTCCCCGAATTGTCGATCGCGGCGGAAAACCGCCTCGCCTACGTCCGTGAGATAGGGGAACTCCCCGCCTCTTTTGCCGCGGCTGCGCTCGAACTGAAAGCGCGCGGCAAACTCGACGCCACCTACCGCCCCGGTGGCTGGACGGCCCGACAGGTGATTCACCACGTGCTGGATAGCCACGTCAACGCCTACGTACGCCACAAGCGGATACTGACCGAGGAGCACCCGACCCTCGTTCCCTACGACGAAAAGCGCTGGGCGGAGCTCCCCGACGTAACGGCCGTCCCCGTCCAGAGCTCCCTCGATGCACTGCGGGGTTTGCACTTACGGTGGTCCGTACTTCTCGCTACGTGTACCGACGCGCAGTGGATGCGCACGGCTTACCACGGCGGCGCGGGCGTGGATTACCGGCTCGACCAACTCGCGGCCCAGTACGCCTGGCACGGGAAGCACCACCTCGGGCACCTGCGGGTGATCCTTGGGGAAGCCATTTAG
- a CDS encoding TIGR03915 family putative DNA repair protein, with protein sequence MLTLTYDATFSGLFSAIFAAYERKDLDVDIVPEDRYQDQLFAEPLAIATDEAKAKRVLKGLNARSPGASSWLHKIFLTEQPGTERLILHFVRRQFETEMNVRQDASDEKVRALQLLEKQMGREVHRMHAFVRFQETPDGMYVGLINPDFNCLPLLGKHFGARYPAMEWMIYDTTRQYGLHWDKDKKKASFVTLTNDSNSRLSHLSAELLAAKETGYQDLWKAYFKAVDIPERRNMPLHLQHVPKRYWKYLIEK encoded by the coding sequence ATGCTTACCCTTACCTACGACGCGACCTTTTCGGGCTTGTTCTCCGCCATTTTCGCGGCCTACGAACGGAAAGACCTGGACGTAGACATCGTCCCCGAAGACCGCTACCAGGACCAACTCTTCGCCGAACCGCTGGCCATCGCTACCGATGAGGCCAAAGCGAAACGCGTCCTGAAAGGCTTGAACGCCCGTTCCCCCGGCGCCTCGAGTTGGCTCCATAAAATCTTCCTCACCGAGCAACCGGGGACGGAGCGGCTCATCCTCCACTTCGTCCGCCGCCAGTTTGAGACGGAGATGAACGTCCGCCAGGATGCCTCCGACGAAAAGGTGCGCGCGTTGCAGTTGCTGGAAAAACAGATGGGAAGGGAAGTCCACCGGATGCACGCTTTCGTCCGTTTTCAGGAGACGCCCGACGGTATGTACGTTGGCCTGATCAACCCGGACTTCAACTGCTTGCCCTTACTCGGAAAACACTTCGGGGCGCGGTACCCAGCTATGGAATGGATGATCTACGATACCACCCGGCAGTACGGCCTGCACTGGGATAAGGATAAGAAAAAGGCCTCCTTCGTCACCCTGACGAACGACAGCAATAGCCGCCTGAGCCACCTTTCGGCGGAATTATTAGCGGCAAAAGAAACCGGCTACCAGGACCTCTGGAAGGCCTACTTCAAGGCCGTCGACATCCCCGAACGGCGGAATATGCCCCTCCATCTCCAACACGTCCCGAAGCGCTACTGGAAATACCTCATCGAGAAATGA